In the Bos mutus isolate GX-2022 chromosome 15, NWIPB_WYAK_1.1, whole genome shotgun sequence genome, AGGCATGATGACAAAGATTTGGACTTGATGTTGAGGGATATTGGGGATGGAGGCTGACACGCATTCATGTCGTGCCATGGAGCACTAAGGAGGGGTGGGTAGGGTAGGAATTAAGGCAAGCTTCCTAGAGAAGGAATTCCTTCAACTGACTTTTGAAGGATGAGAAGCAGTTAAGTGAGGAGAAGCTACAGGCATTCCAAATAGAAGAGGTGGCACATGGGAAGCCTCAGGGGTGAGACAAACTGAGACCTTCAGGGAATTGTAAGGACTTCGATGTGGCTAGAATGAAGGGAACCAGAAGAGCTAACGGGAGATGGGACCAAACCATAGCCACGGAGAGGAAGATTACAGATAATTAGCCAAAAgggcttgttgttgttatttttatccaGAAGGTAGGTAGTGGGACAGGTTTTAAGCAGGACAGTGTGATGGATCAGATTCATGCATTTTTAGGATCACTTTGGCTGTATTTCAGAGGATGGACCAGAGGGGAAGGCCAGAGGCAGAGGGATCAGGCAGGAAGCTGGGAAAAGGATCTGGCTTAGAGATGCAGAGGCTGCAACCAGGTAGGGAAGAACTGTTTGGCAAGGTATTTAGGGGTAGAATGGCCAGAACTGGCTTCCCACTCAATATTTAATATTCAGTCTCAGCACCTTTGCACTCAGTTTCTCCTGCCTGGATTCATCTTTCCCAGGCTCTTTGCAGAGCTCCTTCCTTCCCGTTCTTCAGGGTAAGACACCTTCTCAGAGAAGCCTGCCTGACTACCCCATTCAAAGGACACCCTTGCCCATCACTCTTTCATCACTCTATTTTCCTCCTAAAAAGTATCTTGTTTATGTACTTGTTTATGGTCCAAGCACATGGGCTCTGAGTTCTTAGCCTACCTTGACCGCTATCAGCACTGTGACCTTTAGCAAATTCTCCTTCAGTTGCCATAGTTTCTTCCTTTGTAaagtaggaataataataattgcttcatagggacttccctggtggtctagtggttaagaagcagtctgccaatgcaggagacatagttcagtccctggtctggaggATTCCATACTGTAGGacgactaagcccatgtgccacaaccactgaagcctgagtgcatagagcctgtgctctgcaacaagagaggccaccgcgatgagaagcccacacaccggaacaaagagcagccccctctccccacagctagagaaagctggcacagccaaaaataaataaataatacctacttcatagAATTGTCATCAGGCTACAATGGgctaatatatgtaaagtgcctAGAAAAACTCCTAGCTTCTGTCGAacatagtgcttggcacatagtaggcactttaTAAAATACTTGCTGAACAggttttattaaatgaaagaaggcaCATTCccatgtccaccagcagatggcACATGTatggaaaacactttttaaaactgGTTCTGCTCTTACACAAATCGGCCAATAGATGTCACTGTTGCTCCCTGGGTCAAGGAACCAAGCCAGAGCCAGAGGCAGATGTTGCCCAGATAGGACGCTGGACAGGAATCCCAAACGGAGGACCAGAAAGCGATAATCGTATTAAAAAGTCAAAGTCTAGAAACTAAAGCTAaattatgttttacatatatattctaaAGCCGcgttttctgttttctcactttaTTGACTAGTAACAGGAGCTGGCCACACAGGCACCTTCTGTAACTGCAGCCCCAGTTCAGTGAGGTGAGAGGTTGTGGGAGTTAGAGGGTGTGGACATCTGACACGCAGCAGAGGGAGGCCACGAGCCCCATGTAATGGCTTTTCCCCCGTGCTTCGGATTTCTGTGGGGCAGAGGCAGTGCTCACGTATCTCAGAGCACCAGGGTCAGGCACCCAAAAGGGAACTGAGCCCAGCCCCTGGGGCAGGGGCATCTAGTCTGCTGCAGACAATGGGCCAGAAAGCAAATCAGCCCACACGGAGCTCTGGAGGTCTGGCGACAGGAGGAAGACAGGTCAGGAAAGCAGAGGGGACTCTTGAAACGTCCTGCTGCTCTCTGTTGGGGGTAAGGATCCCGGGCAGAGGGTACTGTGTGAGCAAAGGTGTGGGGGGCCTGGAATAGCTGGATTCTTGTACCAAAAATCTGAGTAGCCTGGTATGGCTGGAGAATGGCATTCAAGAAGTCGTCTAGCATGGCTGGAGGACAGGGTCAAGGACAGGGAGTGAGTCTGGTGCTGGCAGACTAGCAgtctagcatttttttctttacctctcCAGGTCTTAGTCACTGGAGTCCAGGGCCAGCAGCCTGGTACTGTCCTAACTTGTTCTTGTCCCAGCGTAATTATTAATAGACGTCCCTTGTGCTCGCCAAGATTCCTAGTTTGGACAGTCACCTTAAGTTAGGACTTAACCCCCCTTGCCTCCACTATCCCAGTGACCCCATCTTTACTAAGCACAGGATGTGGACCATCTCAGCAGGTGCTAGCAGAGATGAGAGGCTCAGAAAGGATGATTTTCAAGCAGGGGGACCTCGGAGACTGGGGGTCCAGAGCAAACCCCTTTCTCCTCTCAGAGATGGGAAGAGACGTCCCTTCTTTTGAGAGGGAGCCCTCAGGAGGGTTTCTGCTAGTAGGGGGCTGGAGGGGGTTTCTGAGGCCTGCAGAAAGCTGCTGATAGAAGTTAAAGAGAGCTCCCCACCCCTTCTTTGTTGGCTTTTTATCTCCAGGTCACCACAGACCTGGTCGCAGGAGGCAATTACCACAGAGGCACAGATACAGAGTCCAGAGTTTGGGAAGCCCTGCCAGGTACTCAGATCCAGAGCAGGGCAAGGGAAGACCCCAGGGGGCGTCCGGAGCTGTGGATCTGCTCTGCTCCTGACACCTGGTGTGACCTGGATGGGCTCCTGCACTCACTGGGCCTCAACTTTCCCATCAGTACACAGAAGGGTTAGCTGAGGTGGTCTCCAGAGGAGTGGGCACCCCTGGGCAAGTCACCATGAAGCAGTGCTGAAGGAAGAGGGTAGAGGCAGCGAGAGAGGGGTGAGGGAGCCAAGAAGGGGACTCTGAAGGCAGCCAAGTGCATTACCACAGGAATAATAACTGCCCCGGTCACCTCTCCCAGCCCGGGAAAGGCCATGCCCATAAATTAGGGCCATGAGTCTGCCAGGCAGACTTAATGAAGAAGGAGATGGACCTCAGTGAGAGCAGACAGTGCCTCTGGAGGTCACAAGTCCAGCCCCAGTCTGGACAGAAGGAACCTGGAGCCAGGGAAGGGCAGGGGGTGTCCATGGTCAGGGGTGGAGCAAACCAAGTAGGTAAAAGCCAGCTCTTAGGTGTTCACTGCTGAATCCACAGCACCCAAGCACAAAGTGGGGCCTAACCTGTGTTTCTGACTGACCAGGGAACCAGACGACATGGCAAGTCATGCTGAGCTCAGACTGAACCCCAGCCCTCTGGACTCCAGCTGGGCCCTTGCTGGTTCTCATCCCAGAACTGAGGGGCCTGGGTAGGAATGGGGTCGCAGAAGTAAATGCCTTCTAAGGAGATGGTGACTGTGGCTCTCCTCTGTTTTTGAGAGGAAATTTCAGGTTTTACAGGGTCACTGAACCCCAGGAAGTCTGACGGGTTTCTTGCCTCAGAGCCGCCTCTTGTCTGTCACATTTCTGACAGTCACacatcttttttctccctttctaccTGCTCTCTATCCTacctgctcttaaaaaaaaaaaaatcacttgtttggctgtgctgagttttAGTTGCAGAActagtgggatctagttccctgaccagggatggaatcccagtcccctgcattgggagcatggaatcttaggcactggaccaccagggaagtctttaccCTACCTGCTCTTTAAGAGCACATCCTGGATGGAGCTTACCCCCGGCACTTGGCCCCTGTAGTACCCTGCCTACCTAAAACTTGCAGCAGCATTGACAGCACCTGATTAGAGGGGGAGGCTGGCCATTTGGTGGGTCTTTGGTGCTGCTGAGAGGGTCTGCAGTGAGGGGGTGCATCAGGGTGTCAGGGGAGAACCAGCCAGACCCCTCCATCTCACCTGTTCCTGCAAGGCCTCTTTGCAGCTCCTTCCCTTACCCTCATGCCCCTCTGGCCTCCTGTGGACACAGCTTAGCTGATTCCTCTGTCTCCTGTGCTCAGCATGAGGCTTGCCACAAAAAGGATGGGcacaaaaagaaggaaggaacaaGCGAGAGAAGCATGCAGTTCTCCTGGCCCACATATCACATCTCCCTGCTTCCCTGAGTTCTCCTCTGAGGGTGGAAGTCCCTCTAGTGCAGTGGAGAGTAAGGGGAATGCAGAACCATCTTACCCACAAACATCTTCCTATCTATCCCAGCCATAAACGTTTTTTTTTGAATTCTCAGACTAATAGATCTTCCTGCCTCCACGCCTTTGCATAAGCTGATTCTTTTGATCTGTCTCTGTTCagcaaactcctattcatccttcaaaaccctgTTCAAATGtgactttaagaaatttccatagGCTGGGTACAAGGGCCCTACTCTGAGCATGCAGTTTCCTGTGACTTCGTTTCTCTAGAATTTGATTGAATATAATTTCTCCCCTGGGTCATTAGCTTTTCTAGGACTGGCAAAGTTGTATTCAGTAGAGAGTTAGCAAATGGCTGGATCTGCAGAAGAGGATGGGTCCCCTGGGGATCTGCTGATCATCCCATAAAGCCCAAGGCCAGTGCAAGACTGCAAGAAGGGAAGCAGCTCAGAGATAACATTTAATGGGAATCAGTGAATGATACTAAGGTTAAATGTCAACTGGCATAACTTAGGTACtcaatttgttgatttttgacAACTATTGATTTGATATTTAGCTTAGCATCAGCTCTCGTCTAAAACCCTCCAAGATTTTTGCTGACAGTGAGCCACAGCTAGTAGCATGTTTTATATGCCAGGACTTACTGCAGTCTTAGGTTACAGTGCCAGAGGACATGTCTTTGGAACTGAGGGTGGGGGTGACCTGTTAGAGACATAGTTCTCTAACCTTGTTAGAAACCCATTACTGTTTTGTCCTGCGGGACTGGCAGAGTATTCTTTGAAGGCCACTGACAGATGGAAATGCTTCAAAAGAATTTAACCCTTTCTCATGCGGAATGACTGACAGGAGGGATAGGAAATTTGCTGGGAGAATATAAGGAGACTCGAGACTCTTTTCACTCGGTGAAAAGCCAGCTGGGGGGAGGAGTGTTCCTGACCTCGCGGCAAAGCTGGAACCGTCAAGGAGTCCCAGGCTGCTTTCTCTGGCCCTAAAAGTGGAAGGGAGGGATTGGGCTCTTCACAGAGAGAGGCTGCTCCTTCTGACACAGTTTACCAGGTTTCCCACATCACCTTGGAGGTCCCTTTCAATGTTTAGAAGACACATTCTAGAACTTCAAGATTCTAAAATGCCAGAATTCTAGACATTCGCCATCCAGTTCCAGGGTTCTGAGACCCTGAATGTAAAATAATCCAGCCTGGGGACCTTGAGGAGGAGACAGCCTCTTGTCCTAACCCCACTGGCCTAGAACCCACCTATCTTCTTGTCCACATATCTCAAGGGGctattctacacacacacacacacacacacacacacacacacacacacacacacactgctaggCTGCCTCCCCTCAGCCTCTCATATATTCAAGGTGCTGGTCTTAGCCCTGTAGCCAGGAGAGCATGGCATGACACAGGACATAAGGGGGGATCAGGTAATTCAACAgaggtgctgtgcttagtcgttcagtcatgtccgactctttgagaccccaaggactgtagcctgccacgctccgctggcaagaatattggaatgggttgccatgccctcctccaagggatattcccaagccagggatcgaacccaggtctctcacattgcaggctgattctttactgtctgagccaccagggaagcccaattcaacAGAGGAGATGATGCCAAAGCAGCAGATCACGCATCCTCCTCTTTCCTGCCTGAATTAACTGCTTCTGATTCTCTGTAGCTGGACTTCCTCCCTCGACAGACTCATCTGATGCTAGTTAATTTGTCAGTCTAACGACATCACCCCCATGATCCCCCATTCCACCGAGTTTTGAGGAGTCAAAAGGTAGGAGAATGAAGAGGAAGCATAGGGTTCCACCCTGGCTGTGGATAACTCTACCTCAGGATGAAAAGCAAAACTGGTTTGGCGAGCCATGCCATCCCAATGGGAAGTCCCTCCATATGTCTAGCCCCAATCCTATGATGTGCGGTCAGAGCCcattcccctccccccccccagtCTGAGAAAAGACATCAAAAGTCACTGCTTCATCTCGAAGGTCCAAAACGCTCTAAGTGTCCCTTCCCACCCCCTTCAGTGACCAAGGTCAGCAAGAATGACATCGCACCACTTCCAAGAGCAGAGTATATGAGATTATTGCAGACTTTATAGAAAACTGCCCAAAGGAGATCCAGATTTCTAGGTGGGGGGGAGGCCTCAAGCCAATATGTTGGAGGAGGGTGACTTCCTGTGTGCAGAGGCAGCACAGGCCAGCCATTCTGCTTGACCTAGGGGTGGGAGTCAGGGAGAGGCGGCCCCCTCCCACTCACCAATTGTGCTTTGGGATCATGCAGAAGGCAGGGCGCTGAGGCTCTGACCCTGGACAGGAGGGCTTGTGCCTGAGACAGGAGGAGAGGCCCCCTTCCTCTTCCAGAAGTCAtatggggcagggggtgggcaaGGATGGCAAGGTGGCAGCAAGGAAACTTCAGGGGAGAAGAGTCACATGGGAAAGAGGATGTGGCCAACAGCTCCCAGTCCTTCAGAGCCTCCTCTTCCACCCCTCTCTGTGGGCACAAAGGTCAGCTGACCCTGGTTCTAAGGCAGCCCATCTACTTTGCACCCCCAGGACTCTCTCCTCCAGGATCTCTCATGAGGATCTGCCAGCATGGTTGCGGGGGGCGGTGCTTGGCACCTGCCTGTTTTGCAGGGCTAGAGAGCTCATCCTAAGAGGAAAGGGGGGGTGGGCATCTCCCAGGGATGGAGTCCTCACTGGACCTGACCCAGTGAGCGGCAGGTGTGGGTACTGAGTGCAAGCGATGGGTTTAGAGAGAACTGAGAGCCCAGAACTTGGGTAGAGGGATGAACCTCAGATCGGGTAAAGAGCTGAGAGTCTCAAATTGGGAATAAGGACTGAGTATTGGGGTATGAGAACCCAAAGTGGGAAACACTGAGGATCGGCTCCACACTAAGGGTTTAACGAGGTGTCCCTGTCCCTGTGATGGGAGAGTTAGGAGCAGAGTGCCAAGCCTGGGCCAAGGAGGGGCTTGAGCTAGAGCTGGAGTGGTGGGTGGCATGAAATACATCTTCAGATTGGGGGAGGCTGCCCAGCCCTCAGAGCCCCCAGATGTAGGTCTGTATGCAGGATGAGCtggtaaaagaaaaaaggctCAAAGTCCACAAAAACCTTCTGAAGGGGGTGCTCTGATTCTGAGACTAGAATGGGATGTGAGGGCCCCTGAGCACTAGAAGGGAGCTGAGGGCTGCAAGCTGGAGTGTAGTTTAGGGGGTGTTTCTTGCTGAGAGGTCTGGGTTCAAAGCACAGGGTGGTGGAAGCAGTCTCAGGGGCTTGGGATAGAAGGAGAGGGTCTCCGAGTGAGTCCTGAAAGGGGGAAGGGGCTTCGGGTGGTTCAGGAGGGCTTTCAGAGCCTGGGATGAGTGGATGGGTGGGGAGCAGGTTCTGGAATCAGAAGAGGGTGTCTCTGGGTCTTCGATGGTGACAGCTCTCAGAAGCTGGGGAGAAGGGGTACAGCTCCAGGCCTCTGGGTGGGGGAGATGCCATAATCCAAAGGTCTCAGGGCAGGGGAAGGTCTCAAAGCCTCAAGCTCGCGGGTGTCCCATACCCACGGTCTTGGGCGAGGTGGCCTCAGTAAGGTCATCAGCTGGCAGGGGTTAGTCCCCAAGTCAGAACAGGAGAAGCTCAGAGGCCCGAACCCGGGGAAGTGGCGCGAGAGCCGGCGGGGGCGGCCGGGGCGGGCGCGCGGCGCGGGTCGGCGTCCTGCTCGTAGCGGTAGTGGTAGCCCTCCATCTGGTCCCGGCACGCCTCGCGCAAGTTGCGCATCCAGCGCTGGATGCCGCGGCGGTTTAGGTAGAGCACCATAAGGAAGATGAGGCCGATGAGCGCCAGAACAAGCCCGAAGAAGACGTAGGAGGCTTCCAGCTCGGGGCCGGCGAGTTCCACTTCATCCCCGCGACTGTCGGCATCGCTGTCGGCGCAGTGCAGCTGCGCCTCTTCCAGGTCCAGGAAAGGCCGGTTGTGCAGCGCCCGCGGGGCGGCGCAGCGCAGGCGCCGCGCGTCGGGTACGCGCTCCGTGGAGTTGCGCAGCCAGGCCAGCAGGGGGCGCGCGGCGCAGCCGCAGCGCAGGGGGTTGTCCGCGAGCAGCAAGCGCGGCGCGGGGAGGCCGCCATCGCGTTCGAGCGCCCGCAGCTCGTCGGGGTCCAGGCCGGCCAGCGCGTTGAGGTGCACATCCAGCTGCTCCAGGCGAGGCCGGCGCAGAGCGGCGGGCGGCAGGCGGCTAAGCGCGTTGCCCGCCAAGCCCAGGAGGCGCAGCTCGTCGAGCGGAGCGAGAGCGGCGTCCAGCGCGGCCAGCAGTGCGGGGCCGCCCCGCGCCAGCGCGTGGTTGAGCTGCAGCGAGCGCAGCGCGGGCAGTCCGCGGAAGGCGCCGCCGCCCAGGGTGCGCAGCGGGTTGTGGCTCAGGTCGAGCGCCGTAAGGCTGGGTAGCCCGTCGAAGGCGCCGTCCTCCACCACCTCGATGTTGTTGTGCGTGAGGCGCAGCGCAGTCAGGTGCGGAAGGCGCACACCGCCCTCCGCCGCCTCCTCCCCGTCCGCGTCCCCGCCGGCGAAGGCGGCCGCGCGCAGCACCGTCAGGTTGGCGCCCACGATGGTGAGGTTGCGCGCGTCGGGCGGCACGTCCCGCGGCGGCTGCCGGAGCTCGGCGCCGGACGCGCAGCGCAACATCAGCTTGGGGCCGCCGAAGCAGTAGCACTGGAAGGGACAGGGCGCGGCGGGTCGGCTCAGCGCCGCCGCCACGAGCAGCAGCCCCGGCAGCAGCGGGCCCCTGTGCTCCGGCTGTCCCGCGCGCGGGGCCATCGCAGCTGCCCCCACATCCAGCGCCCGGGTCGCGGCGCTCACCAGTGAGTTCGGAGCGccttgggggcggggaggggggcgggtgAGGCAAGTCCTTGACCCGGAGCGCCCGGCGGTCGTCGTCCTTCCGTCCGCTGGCTCTGGAGTCCGAGGAACCTTCACTTTCCTGGTTGGGGCGAGAGGGGACAGGCAGGGAGCGGAGCCCCCCGCCCCCGGTGCCCTCTTCGCCCTGCGCACCGGCCTCCGACTTCCGCGGCCGTTCTGGGCTCAGAGCCGAGTGGGCAGGGTTtgcctcccccctccccgcctcccagcCGCCTCCTCCGCCCCCAGCGGTGTCTCCGCGCCCTCCTTGCGGAGAGGCGGGGTGGGAGGCTCCCGAGAACCAGGGCTTTGGGCTGCTGCTCTTGTTCTCCCCCCT is a window encoding:
- the TPBGL gene encoding trophoblast glycoprotein-like yields the protein MAPRAGQPEHRGPLLPGLLLVAAALSRPAAPCPFQCYCFGGPKLMLRCASGAELRQPPRDVPPDARNLTIVGANLTVLRAAAFAGGDADGEEAAEGGVRLPHLTALRLTHNNIEVVEDGAFDGLPSLTALDLSHNPLRTLGGGAFRGLPALRSLQLNHALARGGPALLAALDAALAPLDELRLLGLAGNALSRLPPAALRRPRLEQLDVHLNALAGLDPDELRALERDGGLPAPRLLLADNPLRCGCAARPLLAWLRNSTERVPDARRLRCAAPRALHNRPFLDLEEAQLHCADSDADSRGDEVELAGPELEASYVFFGLVLALIGLIFLMVLYLNRRGIQRWMRNLREACRDQMEGYHYRYEQDADPRRAPAPAAPAGSRATSPGSGL